The following are encoded in a window of Pontiella desulfatans genomic DNA:
- a CDS encoding sulfatase-like hydrolase/transferase gives MMKKLKCLVVGGVLAALAANAADKRPNILWIVTDDQRADSLSCFNRAVYGTDENLLGYVESPNIDALAKEGVLFTRAICNSPACGPSRGSMHSGRYPFRNGHYAFELTHQKAEFVKPIVHQTIREYGYSTGAFGKMDSYIYTVPNAYNTDGLFGTRIHFKHDLQANGVGDIYSHVAGGNVDGQYTVLGNQEKVMYADGTVREYFINRKDAELTAEDVAHQKQTDREFDLLRAYPEGFYSKTLIYGGRNPQTADKTLDAYIVKEFKDYLANADKPYTTSYGETLTGVPSDKPFMIDVGLRLPHTPVLPPQSCRDRFKDKTYNVPEFEPADLEKLPPQLQQICKNMKIIATTPEDVEAKRAYSAEEVQKAMRDYFAFCAHGDAVIGDAVKAFKEYCAKNKRDYLIIYTVGDHGWQLGEQGIETKFTPWRQSIHNAAIVVSSDKTKFPPGKVYDGIVEYVDFMPTILAAGGVNIHDAQYDYLDGYDLAEVIAGKAIDRAYALGEMNLIYGPRAYLRSKEFGFSMRTRPGNALAKEGNLNKNIKWALECPVKAAELALYDLRQDPLERNNVAADPEYRALAEWFRRKLGNIVLGDGRVECDWSKMNSYNISLFAKGADNKKLDIPAGLVPTVKGVE, from the coding sequence ATGATGAAGAAACTTAAATGTCTAGTGGTGGGCGGGGTGTTGGCCGCGCTGGCGGCGAACGCAGCGGATAAACGCCCGAATATCTTGTGGATCGTTACGGATGATCAGCGGGCGGATTCATTGAGCTGTTTTAACCGGGCAGTCTATGGAACCGATGAAAACCTACTGGGTTATGTGGAGTCGCCGAACATCGATGCCCTGGCGAAGGAAGGGGTGCTGTTTACCCGCGCCATCTGCAACTCCCCGGCCTGCGGGCCATCGCGCGGTTCGATGCACAGCGGGCGCTACCCGTTCCGCAATGGCCACTATGCGTTTGAGCTGACGCACCAGAAGGCGGAGTTCGTGAAACCCATCGTTCACCAAACCATCCGCGAATACGGCTACAGCACGGGGGCCTTTGGCAAGATGGATTCCTATATCTACACGGTTCCGAACGCCTACAATACGGATGGGCTCTTTGGCACGCGCATCCATTTCAAGCATGACCTGCAGGCGAATGGCGTTGGCGACATCTACTCCCATGTGGCCGGGGGCAATGTCGATGGGCAATATACCGTTCTTGGGAACCAGGAAAAGGTCATGTATGCCGACGGTACGGTGCGTGAATACTTCATCAATCGAAAAGATGCCGAGCTCACTGCGGAAGATGTCGCCCACCAGAAGCAGACCGACCGCGAATTCGATTTGCTGCGCGCCTATCCCGAGGGCTTTTATTCGAAGACGCTGATCTATGGGGGGCGCAATCCGCAGACGGCCGATAAAACGCTCGATGCCTATATCGTCAAGGAGTTCAAGGACTACCTTGCCAACGCGGACAAACCGTATACCACCTCCTATGGCGAAACGTTGACGGGCGTGCCCTCGGATAAGCCGTTTATGATTGATGTCGGCCTGCGCCTGCCCCACACCCCCGTGTTGCCGCCGCAGTCGTGTCGCGACCGTTTCAAAGACAAGACCTACAACGTGCCGGAATTCGAACCTGCGGATCTGGAAAAGCTCCCGCCGCAGTTGCAGCAGATTTGTAAAAACATGAAAATCATCGCCACCACACCGGAAGATGTCGAAGCCAAGCGGGCCTATTCCGCTGAAGAGGTACAGAAGGCCATGCGCGACTACTTTGCCTTTTGTGCCCATGGCGATGCGGTGATCGGCGATGCCGTAAAAGCCTTCAAGGAATATTGCGCCAAGAACAAGCGGGACTATCTGATCATCTACACGGTCGGCGACCACGGTTGGCAGCTCGGCGAACAGGGCATTGAGACCAAGTTCACCCCGTGGCGGCAGTCCATCCATAATGCGGCGATCGTGGTGTCCTCCGACAAAACCAAGTTTCCCCCCGGCAAGGTCTATGACGGTATTGTTGAATACGTTGACTTCATGCCGACGATTCTGGCCGCCGGAGGGGTGAACATCCATGACGCCCAATATGATTATCTGGACGGCTATGATCTGGCCGAGGTCATCGCCGGCAAAGCCATCGACCGAGCGTATGCGCTGGGCGAAATGAACCTGATCTACGGGCCGCGCGCTTACCTGCGTTCCAAGGAGTTCGGATTCTCCATGCGCACCCGTCCCGGCAACGCACTCGCCAAGGAAGGCAACCTGAACAAAAACATCAAGTGGGCGCTGGAATGCCCGGTTAAAGCGGCGGAGCTCGCTCTCTATGACCTGCGGCAGGACCCGCTCGAACGCAACAATGTGGCCGCCGATCCGGAATACCGGGCGCTGGCCGAATGGTTCCGCCGGAAGCTCGGCAACATTGTGCTGGGCGATGGCCGTGTGGAGTGCGACTGGAGCAAGATGAACAGCTACAACATCAGCCTCTTTGCCAAGGGCGCGGATAACAAGAAACTCGATATTCCCGCCGGCCTGGTTCCAACGGTTAAAGGCGTGGAGTAA
- a CDS encoding glycoside hydrolase family 117 protein, whose amino-acid sequence MKRLAAILIGISGAAGWSLAEDVSGAFPFLIPPEKPGRPLSAAVERAYDEYGGFRPESNELFTEFKYTELKGFDYNGGDATVSRRDPSKVIFANGKYYVWYTGRKTPVKPAGMSRAHLATDEVPSADWDLADIWYATSTDGFTWEEQGIAVPRPPKPQPGWRSVTTTDILEWEGKYYLYYQAFMEASGTRGDFCPVAVSYADSPDGPWTPHGKIVIPNGAPGEWDQFSIHDPYPLVHDGKIYLYYKADFDKRPELKPSKVRMQGLAIADNPLGPFKKHPLNPVINSGHETTLFPFKEGVAALVIKDGMERNTIQYAEDWVNFEIASMVELMPVAAGPFVPDAFTGTKDGRGITWGLAHFVNAADDWRTNYSILTRFDCDLSLDLDDQEMKGHFKQYSPEHYYRHGLSGKQRERHSLGRP is encoded by the coding sequence ATGAAAAGGCTGGCTGCGATATTGATCGGCATTTCCGGAGCGGCAGGGTGGAGCCTGGCGGAAGACGTTTCCGGTGCATTCCCGTTTTTAATCCCGCCGGAAAAACCGGGCCGCCCATTGAGCGCCGCCGTTGAGCGGGCGTATGATGAATACGGAGGGTTCCGGCCGGAAAGCAACGAGCTGTTCACCGAGTTTAAATACACGGAGCTGAAAGGCTTCGACTATAACGGCGGCGATGCAACGGTATCGCGGCGCGATCCCTCCAAGGTCATCTTCGCCAACGGGAAATATTATGTGTGGTACACCGGCCGCAAAACACCCGTTAAGCCGGCCGGTATGTCCCGGGCGCATCTGGCGACGGATGAAGTCCCGTCGGCGGACTGGGATCTGGCCGACATTTGGTATGCCACCTCGACGGATGGCTTCACCTGGGAAGAGCAGGGGATTGCCGTGCCGCGCCCGCCCAAGCCGCAGCCCGGTTGGCGGTCGGTCACGACCACGGATATCCTGGAATGGGAGGGGAAATATTATCTCTACTACCAAGCCTTCATGGAGGCCAGCGGAACGCGGGGCGACTTCTGCCCGGTCGCCGTTTCCTATGCCGATTCCCCCGACGGCCCCTGGACGCCGCACGGGAAGATTGTCATCCCCAACGGCGCGCCCGGGGAGTGGGACCAGTTTTCCATCCACGATCCCTATCCGCTGGTGCACGACGGAAAAATCTACCTCTACTACAAGGCCGACTTCGACAAGCGGCCTGAGCTGAAACCGTCGAAGGTTCGGATGCAGGGGCTTGCAATCGCGGACAATCCTTTGGGACCATTCAAGAAACATCCGCTGAACCCGGTGATCAACTCCGGGCATGAAACCACCTTGTTCCCGTTCAAGGAGGGCGTGGCGGCCTTGGTCATCAAGGATGGGATGGAACGCAACACCATCCAGTATGCCGAGGATTGGGTAAACTTCGAGATCGCCTCCATGGTCGAACTCATGCCCGTTGCGGCGGGGCCATTCGTTCCCGATGCATTCACCGGCACCAAGGACGGCCGGGGCATCACCTGGGGGCTAGCCCACTTCGTGAATGCCGCTGACGACTGGCGCACTAACTATTCGATCCTGACCCGTTTCGACTGCGACCTGAGCCTCGATCTAGATGACCAGGAGATGAAGGGGCATTTCAAGCAATACAGCCCCGAGCACTATTATCGGCATGGGTTGTCCGGGAAACAGCGCGAGCGGCATTCGCTCGGGCGACCCTAA
- a CDS encoding glycoside hydrolase family protein codes for MEQKENKRPEVVSGFCERLTGVGRILEDPGHHVWGCSPIYGPDGKVHVFYSRWKNEANHEGWLSVSEIAHAVADDPAGPYETVDVPISGRGGDWWDSMTCHNPTIHQVGDQYVLFYMGNSDGQPGTKRVGMATADSLHGPWKRSDAPIIEPDPDPNAWNSMVTSNPAFLQHPNGELWLYYKSWRIADWELDKATNDWRNTNRQYGLTIAKDLNGPWVKQGDGPMIDLRKDVENAQSEDAYIWVEDNTFKMIMRDMGFWNHEYGLYFESDNGVDWSPPKIAFWDAFRYFDEPSTGAWGEGRFERPQLLMRGGKPEYLFAAFRGGKYGTSSGAVLKLN; via the coding sequence ATGGAACAAAAAGAAAACAAACGGCCGGAAGTGGTGTCTGGGTTCTGCGAACGGTTGACCGGCGTTGGCCGGATTCTCGAGGATCCCGGCCACCATGTGTGGGGTTGCTCGCCGATCTACGGTCCGGACGGAAAGGTGCACGTCTTTTATTCCCGCTGGAAAAACGAAGCCAACCATGAAGGCTGGCTGTCCGTCAGCGAAATCGCGCACGCGGTGGCCGACGATCCCGCCGGGCCGTACGAAACCGTGGATGTGCCGATCAGCGGCCGCGGCGGCGACTGGTGGGACTCGATGACCTGCCACAACCCGACGATCCACCAGGTCGGCGATCAATACGTGTTGTTCTACATGGGGAATTCAGACGGGCAGCCGGGGACAAAGCGCGTGGGCATGGCTACGGCCGATTCGTTACATGGCCCCTGGAAGCGTTCGGATGCCCCGATCATCGAACCGGATCCCGATCCGAATGCATGGAACTCCATGGTGACTTCTAATCCGGCCTTCCTTCAGCATCCGAACGGTGAACTGTGGCTCTACTACAAGTCGTGGCGCATTGCCGATTGGGAGCTGGACAAGGCGACCAACGATTGGCGCAACACCAACCGCCAATACGGCCTGACGATTGCGAAAGACCTGAACGGCCCATGGGTGAAGCAAGGCGATGGGCCGATGATCGATCTCCGCAAGGACGTTGAAAATGCGCAGAGCGAAGACGCCTATATCTGGGTGGAGGACAATACGTTTAAAATGATCATGCGCGACATGGGCTTCTGGAACCATGAATACGGGTTGTATTTCGAGTCGGACAACGGGGTGGATTGGAGTCCGCCCAAGATTGCGTTCTGGGATGCCTTCCGCTACTTCGACGAGCCGTCGACCGGCGCGTGGGGCGAAGGCCGTTTCGAGCGCCCGCAGCTGTTGATGCGCGGCGGGAAACCGGAATATCTGTTTGCCGCCTTCCGCGGCGGGAAATACGGCACCTCATCCGGCGCCGTGCTGAAGCTAAACTAG
- a CDS encoding PQQ-binding-like beta-propeller repeat protein, which produces MKTLLLMVALLCAFGVLAKDFETAGNGIRNLVPGTVKGTPVLFVSEIDGAVSCYKADGSLLWRNPSEDPAVMFEIEAVDLDADGRDDLLAASGDGHIHCWNADGTLKWKFNPGHKVRFSEVAVVGTGQRAQIFAGGNDSTLYELDATGKLRSETPIDGVVRKIEAGHFLNRNKPSLFVMTYSHDKFRWEFMGLLDPETKKVQRQLDGKNPPSKDWGTLMVTDLSVADLDRDGLDDLLFFGSSKDGLGTFIALDAGFREQAKQVGSRKHKQRYAHVQGQCLLPVREEVAFQYGGVLYVCDLKGNLIETTGEKYRGLLFNDFALEPVTGTLFAGGQIGGGNTVYSYPLKGDGWWKAEHVLRGRLAEVERNLETLYRQALDFKPPTYQQPAKKEWVMITGVDELPEVARLDAAKITFVQQVGMQENTDRAELVAAMGEEALKRDKRMGYDQTREEIVALARELEKNGEPFVAWAGHGNDPFITQIDTMEQVLEVAPNTCYGFIYAEMHDIHDPRVHHFINEYVPRLAKACRKHGRAKLYFRYKNVFWAASSHQEPWKDLFFSGKYNDILVPSAEDTNSRTQDINFTGRVGMLVAGYIDDFATRLVDDNPTSWRPLSPGGQRSVSPYLRNGALLAAYGARYGILFGIGYLEDPGMNILFALMKSGVLPVVDKEDILSISSWHLIQEADEDHIHTIDDGHNMKTYSKENEDAVLSVAQVAWCGASLPDHDYSKQALGVAYRWLNFLPEMPNGLVPIVPVEYAPKLIERKTPFTVSDTKVGFVDGEKVSAKAFGPLIGNAAREGAAKMPVVVKGASWSAIRLDAKHIRVVLIDPGYIDPQERAATIHFNGKAPASALDILSGENLSVDGASTQLTVPAGSMRFIDLSY; this is translated from the coding sequence ATGAAGACGTTGCTGCTGATGGTTGCGCTGCTGTGCGCGTTTGGGGTGCTGGCAAAGGATTTCGAGACGGCCGGGAACGGGATACGCAACTTGGTTCCCGGCACGGTCAAGGGAACGCCGGTGTTGTTCGTTTCCGAGATCGACGGAGCGGTTTCGTGTTACAAGGCGGATGGCTCGTTGCTTTGGCGCAACCCCTCCGAAGATCCGGCGGTGATGTTCGAGATCGAAGCGGTGGATCTCGATGCCGACGGACGCGACGACTTGCTGGCGGCCAGTGGCGATGGCCATATCCATTGTTGGAATGCGGATGGAACGCTGAAGTGGAAATTCAATCCGGGCCACAAGGTGCGCTTTTCCGAAGTCGCCGTGGTTGGAACGGGCCAGCGCGCCCAAATCTTTGCGGGCGGCAACGACTCCACCCTCTATGAGCTCGATGCAACCGGCAAGCTGCGGTCCGAAACCCCGATCGACGGGGTGGTGCGCAAGATCGAGGCGGGCCATTTCCTGAACCGGAACAAACCCTCGCTTTTCGTAATGACCTACTCCCACGATAAGTTCCGCTGGGAGTTCATGGGCTTGCTCGATCCCGAAACAAAGAAGGTGCAGCGGCAATTGGATGGCAAGAATCCGCCTTCCAAGGATTGGGGAACGTTGATGGTCACCGATCTTTCCGTTGCCGACCTGGATCGGGATGGCCTCGACGACCTGCTCTTCTTCGGATCGTCGAAGGATGGGCTGGGCACGTTCATTGCCCTGGATGCCGGTTTCCGGGAACAGGCAAAACAGGTCGGGAGCCGGAAGCACAAACAGCGCTATGCCCACGTGCAGGGTCAATGCCTGCTGCCGGTCCGCGAGGAAGTGGCTTTCCAGTATGGCGGCGTGCTTTATGTCTGCGACCTGAAAGGCAACCTGATCGAAACCACGGGCGAAAAATACCGCGGACTCCTGTTCAACGATTTTGCGCTCGAACCGGTAACGGGGACGCTTTTTGCCGGTGGCCAGATCGGTGGCGGAAACACGGTCTATTCCTATCCCCTCAAGGGCGACGGCTGGTGGAAGGCGGAACATGTGCTCCGGGGCCGCCTGGCCGAGGTGGAACGGAACCTCGAAACGCTCTACCGCCAGGCGCTCGACTTTAAGCCGCCGACCTACCAGCAACCCGCCAAAAAAGAGTGGGTCATGATTACGGGCGTCGATGAATTGCCGGAGGTGGCCAGGCTGGACGCCGCCAAAATCACATTTGTCCAGCAGGTCGGCATGCAGGAAAACACCGACCGCGCCGAGCTGGTGGCGGCCATGGGCGAGGAGGCGTTGAAACGCGACAAGCGGATGGGCTACGACCAAACCCGCGAAGAGATCGTGGCACTGGCCCGCGAACTCGAAAAGAACGGCGAACCGTTTGTCGCCTGGGCGGGGCATGGCAACGACCCGTTCATTACGCAGATCGATACGATGGAGCAGGTGCTTGAGGTTGCGCCGAACACCTGCTACGGCTTCATCTACGCCGAGATGCACGACATCCACGATCCGCGCGTGCACCACTTCATCAACGAATATGTGCCGCGCCTGGCCAAGGCCTGCCGGAAGCACGGACGGGCGAAGCTCTACTTCCGCTACAAGAACGTGTTCTGGGCGGCCAGCTCGCACCAGGAGCCATGGAAGGATTTGTTCTTTTCGGGCAAGTATAACGACATCCTCGTGCCCTCCGCCGAGGATACCAACTCCCGCACGCAGGACATCAACTTCACCGGCCGCGTCGGCATGCTCGTTGCCGGCTACATCGACGATTTCGCCACGCGCCTGGTGGACGACAACCCAACCAGTTGGCGCCCACTCTCGCCGGGCGGGCAGCGGTCGGTCTCGCCCTACTTGCGCAACGGCGCGCTGCTCGCCGCCTATGGTGCGCGCTACGGCATCCTGTTCGGTATCGGCTATCTCGAAGACCCGGGCATGAACATCCTTTTCGCGCTGATGAAGTCCGGCGTGCTGCCGGTGGTCGATAAGGAGGACATTCTCTCGATTAGCTCATGGCACCTGATCCAGGAGGCCGACGAGGATCACATCCACACCATCGACGACGGCCACAACATGAAGACCTATTCGAAGGAAAACGAAGATGCCGTCCTTTCGGTCGCCCAGGTGGCCTGGTGCGGCGCGAGCCTGCCGGACCATGACTATTCCAAACAGGCGCTCGGTGTTGCATACCGCTGGCTCAACTTCCTGCCCGAAATGCCCAACGGCCTCGTGCCGATCGTGCCCGTGGAATATGCGCCGAAGCTCATCGAGCGCAAAACGCCGTTCACCGTCAGCGATACCAAGGTGGGTTTTGTGGATGGCGAAAAGGTTTCCGCCAAGGCGTTCGGCCCCCTCATCGGCAACGCCGCCAGGGAAGGGGCCGCCAAGATGCCCGTTGTTGTGAAGGGCGCTTCCTGGAGCGCGATCCGTCTCGATGCCAAACACATCCGCGTGGTGCTGATCGACCCCGGCTACATCGACCCGCAGGAGCGCGCCGCCACGATCCATTTCAATGGGAAGGCGCCCGCGAGCGCACTGGACATCCTCTCCGGCGAAAACCTATCGGTTGATGGTGCGTCCACCCAACTCACCGTACCGGCCGGTTCCATGCGCTTCATCGATTTGAGCTATTGA
- a CDS encoding PEP-CTERM sorting domain-containing protein (PEP-CTERM proteins occur, often in large numbers, in the proteomes of bacteria that also encode an exosortase, a predicted intramembrane cysteine proteinase. The presence of a PEP-CTERM domain at a protein's C-terminus predicts cleavage within the sorting domain, followed by covalent anchoring to some some component of the (usually Gram-negative) cell surface. Many PEP-CTERM proteins exhibit an unusual sequence composition that includes large numbers of potential glycosylation sites. Expression of one such protein has been shown restore the ability of a bacterium to form floc, a type of biofilm.), whose amino-acid sequence MKMKKQIVLLAMSAAMLSAQAVVIDFTDNSAYPVGNRLHDHSDWWSHGAGAAESVTNTASGALVSGNADAAWDSYRYLGEVYTPDIGDTITSSIDFTFNLTGGNGWAEVINTGIRSSANDNLIANFSRAGNGNGPTSEFSLEFGGGETIFYGSDLGFTGLNQASALLTLTYAMTKTADDTWDGTATIFSAATLFTTNRTVTGINFADTASNYGVWGTGREDGAIGLNSRTVSEFTVIPEPATLGLVVAVGTGVLFIRRRFML is encoded by the coding sequence ATGAAAATGAAAAAACAGATTGTTTTACTGGCGATGTCAGCTGCCATGCTCAGCGCACAGGCTGTTGTGATTGATTTTACAGACAACTCCGCGTATCCGGTTGGCAACCGCCTGCACGACCACTCGGACTGGTGGAGCCACGGCGCGGGTGCCGCCGAAAGTGTAACCAATACCGCCAGCGGTGCTTTGGTTTCCGGCAATGCCGACGCCGCATGGGACTCCTACCGCTACCTGGGCGAAGTCTACACGCCGGATATTGGCGACACGATTACCTCCAGCATCGATTTCACGTTCAATCTGACCGGTGGCAATGGCTGGGCGGAGGTGATAAACACAGGAATACGCAGTTCGGCCAACGACAACCTCATTGCCAATTTCAGCCGCGCAGGAAACGGCAACGGCCCAACCTCCGAATTCTCCCTTGAGTTTGGCGGTGGCGAAACCATCTTCTACGGTTCCGATCTTGGCTTTACCGGCTTGAACCAAGCCAGCGCTCTGCTGACGCTGACCTATGCAATGACAAAGACGGCCGATGACACCTGGGATGGAACCGCGACGATCTTTAGTGCCGCGACGTTATTCACCACGAATCGAACCGTAACCGGGATAAACTTTGCCGACACCGCATCGAACTATGGCGTTTGGGGCACGGGACGCGAAGACGGTGCCATCGGCCTCAATAGCCGCACCGTGAGTGAATTCACTGTGATCCCGGAACCGGCCACGCTTGGCCTGGTGGTTGCCGTGGGAACCGGCGTACTCTTTATCCGCCGCCGCTTCATGCTCTGA
- a CDS encoding type II toxin-antitoxin system RelE/ParE family toxin, translating into MIETFKCKETEKIYSRQYSKKLPTKIQQIAFRKLRMLNRSSNIDDLRIPPANRLEALSGNRKGQHSIRINQQWRICFQWKDGNAFNVEIVDYH; encoded by the coding sequence ATGATTGAAACATTCAAATGCAAAGAGACTGAAAAGATATATTCCAGGCAATACTCAAAGAAGTTGCCCACGAAAATTCAGCAAATTGCGTTTAGAAAACTACGCATGCTGAATCGAAGCTCAAATATTGATGATTTGCGAATACCTCCAGCTAATAGATTGGAGGCCCTATCCGGAAACAGAAAAGGACAGCACAGCATCAGAATTAATCAACAGTGGCGAATCTGTTTTCAATGGAAAGATGGTAATGCATTCAATGTTGAAATTGTTGACTATCATTGA
- a CDS encoding HigA family addiction module antitoxin, with product MRKIAPVHPGEILNEEFLKPMEISQNKLGRDLAVSPRRINEIVHGKRSVTADTALRLSVYFGNSASFWLGLQMDYDLDVAEDTVSDKIHKEVHQLAVA from the coding sequence ATGAGAAAAATTGCTCCAGTACATCCGGGAGAAATCCTGAACGAAGAATTCCTGAAACCAATGGAAATCAGCCAGAATAAATTAGGTAGAGATCTTGCCGTATCTCCCAGACGAATTAACGAAATCGTTCATGGGAAAAGAAGTGTAACTGCAGATACAGCATTACGTCTTTCTGTCTATTTTGGAAATTCAGCATCTTTCTGGCTAGGTCTTCAGATGGATTATGATCTCGATGTGGCAGAAGACACCGTGTCCGACAAAATTCATAAAGAAGTCCACCAGCTTGCCGTTGCATAA
- a CDS encoding arylsulfatase, whose product MKRALWVAVAMLAAVVVDARKPNVIFILADDLGYGDLGCYGQTMFETPNIDALAKRGMKFTNHYSGSTVCAPSRCALLTGYHMGNAVVRGNAEMKPEGQQPMPADTYTAAHHFKKSGYKTGVFGKWGLGMTGSGSDPMQMGFDRFYGYNCQRIAHCYYPAWMWSNGEREFLWGNVSSFSKDYAPDFIHQETLKFIRENKDEPFYCYYALVQPHADMIAPEEYMQKHRGKYLPELNYEEDYYIGQPEGHAAFAAMVNILDDYVGEVMAELDKLGIADDTLVIFTSDNGAHEEGGADPEYFDSNGVWKGFKRDLYEGGIHVPMIATWPGRIQEGVVSDHISAFWDFLPTVAELTGEPLPKPVDGKSYLPTLLGQDIQAEHDYLYWEFAMKGGRKAIRKGKWKGVVYDILKRTDAPLELYDLEKDPGETTDLAGEFPEVASELSTLIKQARKPSHLDKWNFPELKKK is encoded by the coding sequence ATGAAAAGGGCTTTATGGGTGGCTGTAGCGATGTTGGCGGCGGTTGTGGTGGATGCGCGCAAACCGAACGTGATCTTTATCCTGGCCGACGACCTCGGCTATGGCGACCTCGGTTGCTATGGGCAGACGATGTTCGAAACGCCGAACATCGATGCGCTGGCGAAGCGCGGGATGAAGTTCACCAACCATTATTCCGGATCGACCGTTTGCGCGCCGTCGCGCTGCGCGCTGTTGACGGGCTATCACATGGGCAACGCGGTCGTGCGCGGCAATGCCGAGATGAAACCCGAGGGCCAGCAGCCGATGCCGGCCGACACCTACACCGCCGCGCACCACTTCAAGAAGTCCGGCTACAAGACGGGCGTGTTTGGCAAGTGGGGGCTTGGCATGACCGGCTCCGGCAGCGACCCGATGCAGATGGGCTTCGACCGTTTCTACGGCTACAACTGCCAGCGTATTGCCCACTGCTACTATCCGGCCTGGATGTGGAGCAACGGCGAGCGCGAGTTCCTGTGGGGCAACGTGTCGTCGTTCAGCAAAGACTATGCGCCGGACTTCATCCACCAGGAGACGCTCAAGTTTATCCGCGAAAACAAGGACGAGCCATTCTACTGCTACTATGCCCTCGTGCAACCGCACGCCGACATGATTGCCCCCGAGGAATACATGCAGAAGCATCGCGGAAAATATTTGCCGGAACTCAACTATGAAGAGGACTACTACATTGGGCAGCCGGAAGGCCACGCCGCGTTTGCGGCCATGGTCAACATTCTCGACGACTATGTTGGCGAAGTGATGGCCGAGCTCGACAAGCTGGGCATCGCCGACGACACGCTCGTTATTTTTACGTCCGACAACGGCGCGCACGAAGAGGGTGGGGCCGACCCGGAATACTTCGACTCCAACGGCGTCTGGAAAGGCTTCAAGCGCGATCTCTACGAAGGCGGCATCCACGTCCCGATGATTGCCACCTGGCCGGGCAGGATTCAGGAAGGCGTCGTGAGCGACCACATTTCCGCCTTCTGGGATTTCCTGCCCACCGTAGCCGAGCTGACCGGCGAGCCATTGCCGAAGCCGGTGGATGGAAAATCCTACCTGCCGACGCTGTTGGGCCAGGATATCCAGGCCGAGCACGACTATCTCTATTGGGAGTTCGCCATGAAGGGCGGGCGCAAGGCGATCCGCAAAGGCAAGTGGAAGGGCGTCGTCTACGACATCCTTAAGCGGACCGACGCACCACTGGAACTCTACGACCTCGAAAAGGATCCCGGCGAAACCACCGACCTGGCCGGCGAGTTCCCCGAAGTGGCCTCCGAGTTGAGCACGCTTATCAAGCAGGCCCGCAAACCGTCGCACCTCGACAAATGGAACTTCCCCGAATTAAAAAAGAAGTAA